From a single Nostoc sp. MS1 genomic region:
- a CDS encoding DUF2808 domain-containing protein: MNRILIYVTAFVMASAALIHTDSVTAKTGDDTGNKIDNSLQLPSINWRIVKHTFQLRVPKNGKPLSQLIIDAPTTVAVSNDITVFDDQDQEININVSVDNRRIIIDFPEAVTSNINKLLIALNKVQQPINGADSVYNFSAKVVGSDTEIPVGQAQFNTF, from the coding sequence ATGAACAGAATTTTAATTTACGTTACTGCATTCGTTATGGCTAGTGCAGCTTTAATTCACACTGATAGTGTAACTGCCAAAACTGGTGATGATACAGGTAACAAAATTGATAATTCTTTGCAGTTACCTTCTATTAATTGGCGCATTGTTAAACACACTTTCCAATTGCGCGTTCCCAAAAATGGCAAGCCCCTTTCCCAACTAATTATCGATGCTCCTACCACCGTAGCAGTGAGTAATGACATTACTGTGTTTGATGACCAGGATCAAGAAATTAACATTAATGTTTCTGTAGATAATAGAAGAATCATTATAGATTTTCCTGAAGCAGTTACTTCTAACATTAATAAACTCTTGATTGCCCTAAACAAAGTGCAACAACCAATTAACGGTGCTGATTCTGTTTATAACTTTTCAGCTAAAGTTGTTGGTAGCGATACAGAAATTCCCGTCGGTCAAGCTCAATTTAACACCTTTTAA
- a CDS encoding DUF2808 domain-containing protein, with translation MKKSLIYAAIFTLTTALLIPTNYAIAHDDNASFPHIDGNSDFPPTHWERVRHTFRIHIPQKSKAVSHLIIQLPNVVNVSENNEIEIIGNKGQKINTNVSVNDKTILIAFPETVAPNTNLEINIKNLKRPTGGNGPVYWFSVKFIDSDTEIPIGAARFRMNL, from the coding sequence ATGAAAAAATCGCTGATTTATGCTGCTATATTCACTTTGACTACCGCACTGTTAATTCCTACGAACTATGCTATTGCCCATGATGATAATGCTTCTTTTCCCCATATTGATGGTAACTCTGATTTTCCTCCTACGCACTGGGAACGTGTCAGACATACTTTTCGGATACACATTCCCCAAAAAAGCAAAGCTGTTTCTCATCTAATTATTCAGCTTCCAAATGTTGTAAATGTCAGTGAAAATAATGAAATTGAGATTATAGGTAATAAGGGGCAGAAAATTAACACTAATGTTTCTGTCAATGACAAAACTATACTAATAGCATTTCCAGAAACAGTTGCTCCCAACACCAACTTGGAAATTAACATTAAAAATTTGAAACGACCTACTGGTGGTAACGGGCCTGTTTACTGGTTCTCGGTCAAATTTATTGATAGTGACACAGAAATTCCTATAGGTGCAGCTAGATTTCGTATGAATTTATAG
- a CDS encoding DUF2808 domain-containing protein — protein MLIDNCKITWLLSFLISSIPALKSQDTKYAYISQGNAIPNAVLCGAIHRFEIHVQSQALSELVIKLPVGVTFRKGIEVKNKLGQKFAAKTFINDRKTKIVFCQPVPPQTRLEISMKDFDTIVYSRIWMYRLYGKIVSMATEIPLGSVWVQTDDK, from the coding sequence ATGTTGATTGATAATTGCAAAATAACTTGGCTGCTTTCTTTTCTGATTTCATCTATACCTGCACTCAAAAGCCAAGATACCAAATATGCCTATATTAGTCAGGGTAATGCAATTCCCAATGCAGTTTTATGTGGTGCGATCCATAGGTTTGAAATTCATGTTCAAAGTCAAGCTCTTTCTGAACTAGTGATTAAATTACCAGTTGGTGTAACATTTCGCAAAGGAATTGAGGTGAAGAATAAATTAGGTCAAAAATTTGCTGCTAAGACTTTTATTAATGATAGAAAGACAAAAATTGTTTTCTGCCAACCAGTACCTCCTCAAACCAGGTTGGAAATATCTATGAAAGACTTTGATACTATTGTTTATAGTCGGATTTGGATGTATCGGCTCTATGGCAAAATAGTCAGTATGGCAACGGAAATCCCACTTGGTTCAGTTTGGGTTCAAACTGATGATAAATAA
- the rppA gene encoding two-component system response regulator RppA: MRLLLVEDEPDLGVAIKRTLNQQKYLVDWVMDGTDAWAYLENSWTQYTLAIVDWMLPGISGLELCQRLRKQSNPLPVLMLTAKDRVEDRVAGLDAGADDYLVKPFSMMELLARVRALQRRPANFQSQQLSVGNFTLDYSNSTVVSTDAVGRKQEISLTTKEFQLLEYFMKHPNQIITTQQIRNQLWEVSIESSSNVVAAQVRLLRRKLVNSGCANPIETLHSMGYRLNLTDESK; the protein is encoded by the coding sequence ATGAGATTGTTACTTGTAGAAGATGAGCCAGATTTAGGAGTTGCAATTAAACGAACTCTGAATCAGCAAAAATATTTAGTTGACTGGGTGATGGATGGTACTGACGCATGGGCTTATCTGGAAAATAGTTGGACACAATACACCTTAGCGATTGTTGATTGGATGCTGCCAGGTATTTCAGGATTAGAGTTATGTCAACGGCTACGTAAGCAGAGCAATCCTCTGCCTGTGTTGATGCTAACAGCAAAAGACCGAGTAGAAGATAGAGTTGCAGGGCTGGATGCAGGTGCGGATGACTACTTGGTGAAGCCATTTAGCATGATGGAATTACTGGCGCGGGTGCGAGCTTTACAACGTCGTCCTGCCAATTTCCAATCTCAACAATTAAGTGTAGGAAATTTTACTTTAGATTACAGTAACAGTACAGTCGTTAGTACAGATGCTGTAGGGAGAAAACAGGAGATTTCCTTAACGACCAAGGAATTTCAGCTACTAGAATACTTTATGAAGCACCCAAATCAAATTATTACTACACAACAAATTCGCAATCAGTTGTGGGAAGTAAGTATAGAATCCAGTAGTAATGTGGTGGCGGCTCAAGTGCGGCTGTTGCGACGCAAACTAGTTAACAGTGGTTGTGCCAACCCAATTGAGACTTTACATAGCATGGGATATCGTCTAAATCTCACCGATGAATCAAAATAA
- the rppB gene encoding two-component system sensor histidine kinase RppB — MNQNKLFNSTRWRLAFSYAGVMAVILSISGIAVYRAMSYFHWKALDRELESVVGTLHDNLEMKLQQPGRLEPIAQKLLSNLCIVGSNCIQEQSLFKRHVLGKINQSNYYVRFFDNSGRLIGTTGDYPEKISKISENEIWQTLKDSKGFLYYQVSLALHTQDNRNWGYMHVGRSLEDFESELATLRWILGLGLPMVMGLVSVASWQLAGLAMKPIYQSYEQIQQFTADAAHELRTPLAAAQATVESALLMPQLDEAETRNILQTLQRQNHRLTTLVADLLLLARIDKQSQAVQRELCCLNDIISDLIEEFSAMAFTSGVTLKYCGQVENLINVVGDSDKLYRLVSNLIVNAIQYTPKGGQVTVFLNRNDNHAVIQVQDTGIGIAPKEQTRIFDRFYRVSGDRSRSTGGSGLGLAIAFAIVQAHQGKLNVQSDLGKGSTFTVQLPLDVTPVKSDRPTHNNIAGFQKN; from the coding sequence ATGAATCAAAATAAACTATTTAACAGTACTCGTTGGCGACTGGCTTTCTCCTATGCTGGAGTCATGGCTGTAATTCTGAGCATATCTGGAATTGCTGTGTATCGAGCAATGTCCTATTTCCATTGGAAAGCCCTAGACCGGGAATTGGAGTCTGTGGTAGGGACATTGCATGACAATCTGGAAATGAAACTACAGCAGCCTGGACGTTTAGAGCCAATTGCACAGAAGCTGTTGTCAAATTTATGTATTGTTGGGTCTAATTGTATTCAAGAGCAATCTTTGTTCAAACGCCATGTTTTGGGAAAGATTAATCAGAGCAACTACTATGTGCGTTTTTTTGATAATTCAGGACGACTGATTGGTACAACAGGTGATTATCCTGAGAAAATCTCCAAAATCTCTGAAAATGAAATCTGGCAAACCCTTAAAGACAGTAAAGGTTTCCTTTACTACCAAGTTTCCCTAGCACTGCATACCCAAGATAATCGCAATTGGGGGTATATGCACGTGGGGCGAAGTCTTGAGGATTTTGAAAGCGAACTGGCTACTCTCAGATGGATTTTGGGGTTAGGATTACCGATGGTAATGGGTTTGGTTAGCGTTGCCAGTTGGCAGTTAGCAGGGTTAGCCATGAAGCCGATTTACCAATCCTATGAACAGATACAACAGTTTACGGCGGATGCGGCACACGAGTTGCGAACTCCTTTGGCTGCGGCACAAGCAACAGTGGAATCAGCACTTTTAATGCCGCAACTGGATGAGGCTGAAACACGAAATATTCTACAAACGTTACAGCGTCAAAATCACAGACTCACGACTCTAGTTGCAGATTTGCTGTTGCTGGCTCGTATAGATAAACAATCCCAAGCAGTACAACGGGAACTTTGTTGTCTAAACGATATTATCAGTGATTTAATAGAAGAGTTTTCCGCAATGGCATTTACGTCTGGGGTGACACTGAAATATTGCGGACAAGTAGAAAATCTTATTAATGTTGTGGGTGATTCTGATAAGCTTTATCGCTTGGTTTCTAATTTAATTGTCAATGCGATTCAATATACGCCCAAGGGAGGACAGGTAACTGTTTTCTTAAACCGCAATGACAATCATGCTGTGATTCAGGTTCAAGATACGGGTATTGGCATTGCCCCAAAAGAGCAAACACGGATTTTTGACCGCTTTTATCGGGTGAGTGGCGATCGCTCTCGTAGCACTGGCGGTTCTGGATTAGGATTGGCGATCGCCTTTGCAATTGTTCAAGCACATCAAGGCAAATTGAATGTGCAAAGTGATCTAGGTAAAGGTAGCACTTTTACAGTTCAATTACCTTTGGATGTTACGCCAGTAAAAAGCGATCGCCCAACTCATAACAATATAGCTGGATTTCAAAAGAATTAA
- a CDS encoding iron uptake porin yields the protein MRVIGQLLVISVWCWCLISHTSYALAQPSPSIDAESEELTLPQITPVNQLQDVQPQDWAFVALQSLAERYGVKLGYPNGTFQGNRAMSRYEFAVGVNAVLEQVDELISLGKENLITTQDLETLKRLQEAFATELAVILTKVDTLEAQTARLEANQFSTTTKLIGQAIFAINAGSFAGDRIIAPRGRVITEDNPNATFIYRASLDLNTSFYGTDLLKIRLVTGSDGANDNAGGFLEPNLGSTLDFSIPGRDGQFSVARLYYTFTPLPDLQVTVGPAIVAGDFVDKNRYANNSFLDFSTQAFINNYILLPRPAGAGAFVEWQPKAIPLKLRGLYVSGDATNSLPENEGLLGGGTPEDIRLFPIAGGGAEGGLFGDPYQGFIELEYAPNRAFAVRLQYSGGRLFGSSFQGLGVNFDLALNNRVGLFGRYGYASYPNTSLGDIEPNYWMAGVGFRDLFVNRAIAGIAVGQPFVESSLGNATQTNFEAFYNFPVNDNIRVTPLLQVITHPSNQNSNSTIITGTLRTVFSF from the coding sequence ATGAGAGTGATTGGTCAATTACTTGTTATATCTGTGTGGTGTTGGTGTCTCATTTCCCATACTAGCTACGCACTGGCTCAACCCTCACCAAGTATTGATGCTGAAAGCGAAGAACTAACTTTACCCCAAATAACCCCAGTCAACCAACTACAAGATGTACAACCCCAAGATTGGGCTTTTGTAGCGCTGCAATCTTTGGCAGAGCGTTATGGCGTAAAGCTTGGTTATCCCAACGGCACTTTTCAGGGAAACCGCGCCATGAGTCGTTACGAATTTGCTGTTGGTGTAAATGCAGTCTTAGAGCAGGTTGACGAATTAATTAGTTTAGGTAAGGAAAATTTAATCACAACCCAAGACCTTGAGACATTAAAAAGACTTCAGGAAGCATTTGCTACAGAGTTGGCAGTAATACTTACAAAAGTTGATACTCTCGAAGCACAAACAGCCAGACTAGAAGCCAATCAATTTTCCACTACAACCAAGTTAATAGGTCAAGCAATATTTGCCATCAATGCTGGCAGTTTTGCTGGTGACAGAATAATTGCACCTAGAGGCAGAGTAATTACTGAAGATAATCCTAACGCTACGTTTATTTATCGAGCTAGCCTAGATTTAAACACCAGTTTTTATGGTACAGACCTACTAAAAATTCGTTTGGTAACTGGGAGCGATGGGGCCAATGATAATGCAGGCGGCTTTCTAGAACCAAATTTAGGAAGTACCTTAGATTTTTCTATTCCTGGTAGAGATGGACAATTTAGCGTAGCGCGTTTATATTACACTTTTACTCCGCTTCCAGATTTACAGGTAACAGTTGGCCCAGCAATTGTCGCTGGCGATTTTGTAGATAAAAATCGCTACGCCAACAACAGCTTTTTGGATTTTTCCACACAAGCTTTTATTAATAATTACATATTACTTCCCAGACCTGCGGGAGCGGGTGCTTTTGTTGAGTGGCAGCCAAAAGCCATTCCATTAAAGTTACGAGGATTGTATGTTTCTGGAGATGCTACCAATTCATTACCAGAAAATGAAGGGTTACTTGGTGGTGGCACACCTGAAGATATTCGTTTATTCCCAATAGCTGGAGGCGGTGCTGAAGGTGGTTTATTTGGTGATCCCTACCAAGGTTTTATCGAACTTGAATATGCTCCTAATCGTGCTTTTGCTGTGCGCCTACAATACAGTGGTGGTAGGTTATTTGGTAGCAGTTTTCAGGGTTTGGGAGTTAATTTTGACTTAGCCTTAAATAATCGTGTAGGTCTGTTTGGTCGTTATGGTTATGCCAGTTATCCAAATACTTCATTAGGTGACATTGAGCCGAATTATTGGATGGCTGGGGTAGGGTTTCGAGACTTATTTGTAAATAGAGCGATCGCCGGAATCGCAGTCGGTCAACCTTTCGTTGAAAGTTCTTTGGGTAACGCAACACAAACAAATTTTGAAGCGTTCTATAACTTTCCTGTTAATGATAATATTCGAGTTACTCCCTTACTCCAAGTAATTACTCATCCCAGTAATCAAAATAGCAATAGCACAATTATTACGGGTACATTACGCACAGTTTTTTCTTTTTAG
- a CDS encoding MFS transporter gives MTSTNEPEQFERNKPVFQELNFQIICAVTLIAVIGVSSVTPAFPGLAKALEVEPKNLGLLVTVFTFPAVILGPIIGVLADRLGRKKIIVPSLFLFGIAGTACAFARDFNLLLWLRLLQGIGAASLLSLSITLIGDLYTGNRRTAAMGFNASVSSIGTASYPTIGGALATLGWYYPFMLPIVAIPIGLLVIFGLNNPEPKGDRNLKKYLTNAGKVLKNRRLFGLFIASAANFALLYGAYITYLPQLISDVFKQPPATIGILLSSVSVAITITSSQLGRLARKYNPTTLIRASFLLYALALFIVPFMPSIWFLLIPTTIFGIGLGVGFPSIQTLLADLAPREYLATILSVNGTFLGLGQTLGPLLMGIAFGLGGINSVFYAGVGFSIFIFFVFRYCTCI, from the coding sequence ATGACCTCAACCAACGAACCGGAACAATTTGAGCGCAATAAACCAGTTTTCCAAGAGCTAAACTTTCAAATTATCTGTGCAGTTACGTTAATTGCTGTAATTGGAGTTTCTAGTGTAACTCCGGCTTTTCCTGGATTAGCTAAAGCCTTAGAGGTAGAACCTAAAAACCTGGGTTTACTTGTGACAGTGTTTACATTTCCGGCTGTAATTTTAGGCCCTATTATTGGTGTCTTAGCTGATAGATTAGGCAGGAAAAAAATTATCGTTCCTTCCCTATTCTTATTTGGCATTGCTGGTACAGCTTGCGCTTTTGCCCGTGATTTCAATTTATTGCTGTGGTTACGTTTGCTCCAAGGAATTGGTGCAGCTTCTTTACTATCTCTCAGTATTACCTTGATTGGTGATTTGTATACGGGAAATAGACGGACTGCGGCAATGGGTTTCAATGCTAGTGTTAGTAGTATTGGTACAGCGAGTTATCCTACAATTGGCGGAGCATTGGCAACACTAGGCTGGTATTATCCCTTTATGTTGCCCATAGTCGCTATACCGATTGGGTTGTTGGTAATATTTGGATTAAATAATCCAGAACCAAAAGGCGATCGCAATCTCAAAAAATATTTAACTAATGCCGGAAAAGTATTAAAAAACCGTCGATTATTTGGGCTTTTTATTGCCAGTGCCGCTAATTTTGCCCTTCTCTACGGTGCTTATATTACTTACCTACCACAGCTAATTAGTGATGTATTTAAACAACCACCTGCTACAATTGGCATACTATTATCTAGTGTTTCTGTAGCTATTACAATTACATCTTCCCAATTAGGTAGGTTAGCAAGAAAATATAACCCCACAACTTTAATTAGAGCATCTTTTCTTTTGTATGCCTTAGCTCTATTTATTGTCCCGTTTATGCCCAGTATTTGGTTTTTACTAATCCCTACTACAATTTTTGGCATTGGTTTAGGTGTTGGTTTTCCCAGTATTCAAACACTATTAGCCGATTTAGCACCAAGAGAATATTTAGCAACTATTCTCTCCGTCAACGGCACATTTCTCGGTCTAGGACAGACATTAGGTCCGCTTTTGATGGGTATAGCTTTTGGCTTGGGTGGAATTAATAGTGTGTTTTATGCAGGTGTAGGGTTTTCGATTTTTATCTTCTTCGTTTTCAGATATTGCACTTGTATATGA
- a CDS encoding ATP-binding protein, translating to MSVLNLKKILNKKELLTLIENLVNQLNIAVSVELVDGTQIINIGKQIIKNRHPIEVSGETIGWVVGEEGASVVADLLSVLGKQEAEKKVLAKELLERYQEIDLFEDISTQLTRSLNTRQIAQLVIEELHQLIESSAGMILLLSADGGGFEVIAEFGSFFPSHQPQPNQGIIGHIVQTGRAELINNVQIDQRIKNEKNVNALICVPLRAKERILGAIAIGTTRTEAYKAEHLKLVSIFASQTAIAIEKAQLYEQSIQAASQAKAQTEKLQKALHELQLAQTKLIQSEKMSSLGQMMAGVAHEINNPVSFICGNLKYVADYSNDLLHLLHDYQQLLPVVPPELEVKLNTIDLEFIQEDLPKLLDSMKIGSDRIVEIVKSLKNFSRHDEAEMKTVNIHDGIDGTLMILRHRLKPNPHHPGIEIIKEYADIPLVECYPGQLNQVFMNILANAIDALEEGIGSREWGIGKESGVAQSDKVSPFSPISSSPPTPNSQLPTPQISIRTEALNNQWVVIRIADNGPGIKPEIIEHIYDPFFTTKEVGKGTGLGMAISHQIVVERHQGILQCRSQPGQGTEFWIQIPVQCSVMDVAKKPYSFSNLKNTTPSYKDLEGFIPSKIPTLQPKELLSRHAQVIRRLAQRNSALDTASSEEIYQILQRNPISLKLYATLLSCFCNTHPAHSSGYTD from the coding sequence ATGTCCGTTCTGAACCTCAAAAAAATTCTTAACAAAAAAGAGTTACTGACTCTGATTGAAAATTTAGTTAACCAACTCAACATAGCTGTAAGTGTGGAACTGGTAGATGGTACGCAAATAATCAACATTGGCAAGCAAATTATCAAAAATCGCCACCCCATTGAGGTATCGGGAGAAACTATAGGCTGGGTAGTAGGCGAAGAAGGCGCAAGCGTAGTGGCTGATTTGCTCTCTGTTTTGGGAAAACAAGAAGCTGAAAAGAAAGTACTTGCGAAAGAACTACTGGAGCGATATCAGGAAATTGATTTATTTGAGGATATTTCCACACAATTGACTAGAAGTTTAAATACTAGACAGATTGCTCAACTTGTCATTGAAGAATTGCATCAACTAATTGAATCATCTGCGGGAATGATTTTACTCCTGAGTGCTGATGGAGGCGGCTTTGAGGTAATAGCGGAATTTGGCAGTTTTTTTCCATCCCATCAACCGCAACCAAATCAAGGAATTATTGGTCACATTGTGCAAACTGGTAGGGCGGAACTGATTAACAACGTACAAATTGATCAACGAATAAAGAACGAAAAAAACGTCAACGCCTTAATTTGTGTGCCATTGAGAGCAAAAGAGCGGATACTAGGAGCGATCGCTATCGGTACAACTAGAACCGAAGCCTACAAAGCCGAACACCTCAAACTTGTCAGTATCTTCGCCTCACAAACTGCGATCGCCATTGAAAAAGCCCAACTCTACGAACAAAGCATTCAAGCAGCCTCGCAAGCCAAAGCCCAAACAGAAAAATTACAAAAAGCTCTACACGAGTTGCAATTAGCTCAAACCAAATTAATCCAAAGTGAGAAAATGTCCAGTTTGGGACAGATGATGGCTGGAGTTGCCCATGAAATCAACAACCCAGTTAGCTTTATTTGCGGCAATTTAAAATATGTTGCCGACTACTCTAACGACTTGTTACATCTGCTGCACGATTATCAGCAATTACTCCCAGTGGTTCCACCGGAGTTAGAAGTCAAATTAAACACCATTGATTTGGAATTTATTCAAGAGGATTTACCCAAACTATTGGATTCAATGAAGATTGGTAGCGATCGCATTGTCGAAATCGTCAAATCCTTAAAAAACTTCTCCCGCCATGATGAAGCAGAAATGAAAACCGTCAACATTCACGACGGGATCGATGGCACACTAATGATTCTTCGCCATCGCCTCAAACCTAACCCTCATCATCCGGGAATTGAAATTATTAAAGAGTACGCAGACATTCCTTTAGTTGAATGCTACCCCGGACAGTTGAATCAGGTGTTTATGAACATCTTGGCAAATGCCATTGATGCTTTAGAAGAGGGAATAGGGAGTAGGGAATGGGGAATAGGAAAAGAGTCAGGAGTAGCACAGAGTGATAAAGTCAGTCCTTTCTCCCCCATCTCTTCATCTCCCCCCACTCCCAACTCCCAACTCCCAACTCCCCAAATCTCAATTCGTACCGAAGCCCTAAACAACCAATGGGTAGTAATTCGCATTGCTGACAACGGCCCAGGCATCAAGCCAGAGATTATTGAACACATTTATGATCCCTTCTTCACTACCAAAGAAGTAGGCAAAGGAACTGGGTTAGGTATGGCAATTAGCCACCAAATTGTCGTAGAACGACACCAGGGCATTCTCCAATGTCGTTCTCAACCAGGACAAGGCACAGAATTTTGGATTCAAATTCCTGTGCAGTGTTCAGTTATGGATGTAGCTAAAAAACCTTACTCGTTTTCTAACCTGAAGAACACAACCCCATCATATAAAGACTTAGAAGGTTTTATTCCTTCAAAAATTCCCACTCTGCAACCAAAAGAATTACTAAGCCGCCATGCCCAAGTCATCCGGCGACTTGCACAACGTAATTCCGCCTTGGACACTGCATCATCTGAGGAAATTTACCAAATTCTTCAACGTAACCCCATTTCGTTGAAGCTTTACGCCACCTTGTTGTCCTGCTTCTGCAATACTCATCCCGCTCACAGTTCTGGTTACACAGATTAG